The following DNA comes from Alienimonas californiensis.
TCGCCCGCCAGCAGGTCGCCGAAGGCGGCGAAGTAGGTGCGGGCCGCCTCCCCCTCCACGCCGCGGAGCGTGTCCGTGGCTCCCTCTGCCCCGTCGTGCCCGGCCCGGCGGGCGCCGTGCAGGTTCGTCTCCAGCCGGCGGGCGGCGTCCCGCAGGCGTTCGGCTCGCTCGGCGTCCGGGGCGTCGCGGGCGGCCCGCAGCAGGACCTGCCGGCAGTTCGAGACCTTGCCGAGCACCGCCGAGCGGGCGATCGCCAGCGTGGCGGCGGGGTCGTCGGCGGCCCGGTACTGGGCCCGGCGGAGCAGCACGTTGCCGGGGGTGAAGCCCACCACCCGCGCCCGCAGCCGGCCGTGCTCCGAGAGGAACGAGACGCTGACCCCCGCCTCCGCCGCCGCCCCGAGCAGTTGCGGGCTGGCGCCGACCCGGCCGAAGCAGCAGATGCCGTCCAGGTTGTGCAGCGGCACGCGGAGCTTCGTCTCCTTCCGTCCGGTCGGCTCGCCGGCCGCGTCCAGCCCGTCCGCCCGCACCGCGACCGCCGCCCCGTCCTGCGCCAGGTACGTGCCGTCGGTAGTCACGAACAGCGTATTGAGATGCTCCTTCATGCGGCCTCCCGATCGAGCGTGTTGAGCCGCCGGTCGATCCAGGCCGCGGCCGAGCGGCCGGCGGCGACCTGGGGCAGGCAGAGTTTCACTAGCGAGCAGTTCGGGCAGCGGGCGTCGTTGACCGCCGGCGGGGTCTCGCCGGAGGCGAGCAGCGCGTGCAGGCGGGCCACCGCCCGCCGGGTGAGGTCGCGGAGGGCGCCGTCGATCGGTACGTCGGTGCGGCGGCGGGTCTGGCCGTAGAACAGCCGGCCCTCGGGCACCTCCACGCCCAGCATCTCCTCCAGGCAGAGTGCTTGGGCACACAGTTGCACCCGGTCGCAGTCGCCCCACTCCGGCGAGGTCTTCGACCGGCCGCGTTTATATTCCACCGGCAGCACGCCCCACCCGACCAGCGGCGGCCCTGGCCCCGACGCGGCGGCCCGGACGGTCTCGGCGATCGGCCCGTGAAAGGCCTCGAGCGGCGTGAACTCGACCACGTCGGATTTGCCGACGAGGTTCAGCGCCTCGCTCCGCATGTCCAGTCCCCGGGCGACGCGGACTCCCCCATGCGTCTCCGGTCCGGCCTCGTGGGCGTTCTCGTGCAGCACGGTCCCCTCCGCCGTCAGCCGGTTCTCCGCCCACAGCCCCTCGGTGTGAATGAGAGCGCACTGTCGCTCGCAGAACACGAGGTGTTGGAGAGCGGAGA
Coding sequences within:
- the cas1c gene encoding type I-C CRISPR-associated endonuclease Cas1c, giving the protein MKEHLNTLFVTTDGTYLAQDGAAVAVRADGLDAAGEPTGRKETKLRVPLHNLDGICCFGRVGASPQLLGAAAEAGVSVSFLSEHGRLRARVVGFTPGNVLLRRAQYRAADDPAATLAIARSAVLGKVSNCRQVLLRAARDAPDAERAERLRDAARRLETNLHGARRAGHDGAEGATDTLRGVEGEAARTYFAAFGDLLAGDPAFTFAGRSRRPPRDAVNALLSFLYAMLTHDAKSAAESCGLDCQVGFLHRDRPGRPGLALDLIEEFRPLLADRTALTLINRRQVRPGGFTISETGAVTMDEATRKTVLTAWQAKKQETVTHPFLGEKVTAGLLVHLQARLLARHLRGDLDVWPPLLWK
- the cas4 gene encoding CRISPR-associated protein Cas4; its protein translation is MPEPLPISALQHLVFCERQCALIHTEGLWAENRLTAEGTVLHENAHEAGPETHGGVRVARGLDMRSEALNLVGKSDVVEFTPLEAFHGPIAETVRAAASGPGPPLVGWGVLPVEYKRGRSKTSPEWGDCDRVQLCAQALCLEEMLGVEVPEGRLFYGQTRRRTDVPIDGALRDLTRRAVARLHALLASGETPPAVNDARCPNCSLVKLCLPQVAAGRSAAAWIDRRLNTLDREAA